The following proteins come from a genomic window of Trifolium pratense cultivar HEN17-A07 linkage group LG4, ARS_RC_1.1, whole genome shotgun sequence:
- the LOC123920531 gene encoding uncharacterized protein LOC123920531 isoform X2, with protein sequence MDPSTAQQTTDTINESLPAIPVVPYDRLFPFLFPHIDQDKVDEIQALFEKYKRDEIIPKSRFFARVTDIVGMQLVYSATMQLHEQQNKNRQVPVNEQFTTQQMSNLQITDTVNELQVLFNMLPYDQDKVDEIQPLSEKPRDEQADIVSTFSPLMTDILEDQLVSPSLAQMQEQKSNLQVTVNEQPRTQINSSKVVLTFDQLFHLLAPQIGIEKTIDLYYFGKKCQRGEIPKCNITPLMKDIVGEPAFRSAVATLLRQKSSQQVTVNEQPGTQINSDKKRTNSSGTSL encoded by the exons ATGGACCCATCTACAGCGCAGCAGACGACAGACACCATCAATGAAAGTTTACCTGCTATACCTGTGGTGCCATATGACCGGTTGTTCCCTTTCTTGTTTCCCCATATTGACCAAGACAAAGTCGATGAAATTCAAGCTTTATTCGAGAAATATAAG AGAGATGAAATAATACCCAAGTCTAGGTTTTTTGCGCGTGTGACAGACATTGTGGGAATGCAGCTGGTTTATTCAGCAACGATGCAACTGCACGAACAACAG AATAAAAATCGTCAGGTCCCAGTCAATGAACAGTTTACAACACAACAGATGAGTAATCTACAAATCACAGACACAGTCAATGAACTTCAAGTTTTATTCAACATGTTGCCATATGACCAAGACAAAGTCGATGAGATTCAACCTTTATCCGAGAAACCG AGAGATGAACAGGCAGACATTGTGTCTACTTTTTCCCCACTTATGACAGACATTTTGGAGGATCAGCTGGTTTCACCATCATTGGCACAAATGCAAGAACAG AAAAGCAATCTACAAGTCACAGTCAATGAACAACCTAGAACCCAAATCAATTCTAGTAAAGTGGTGTTGACATTTGATCAGCTGTTCCATCTCCTGGCTCCCCAAATTGGCATAGAGAAAACCATTGACCTTTactattttggtaaaaaatgcCAG AGAGGTGAGATACCCAAGTGTAATATTACACCGCTTATGAAAGACATTGTTGGGGAGCCAGCTTTTAGATCAGCAGTAGCAACACTTCTAAGACAG aAAAGCAGTCAACAAGTCACAGTCAATGAACAACCTGGAACCCAAATCAATTCTG ATAAGAAACGAACAAATTCTTCGGGCACATCTCTCTAG
- the LOC123920531 gene encoding uncharacterized protein LOC123920531 isoform X3 yields MDPSTAQQTTDTINESLPAIPVVPYDRLFPFLFPHIDQDKVDEIQALFEKYKRDEIIPKSRFFARVTDIVGMQLVYSATMQLHEQQNKNRQVPVNEQFTTQQMSNLQITDTVNELQVLFNMLPYDQDKVDEIQPLSEKPRDEQADIVSTFSPLMTDILEDQLVSPSLAQMQEQKSNLQVTVNEQPRTQINSSKVVLTFDQLFHLLAPQIGIEKTIDLYYFGKKCQRGEIPKCNITPLMKDIVGEPAFRSAVATLLRQKSSQQVTVNEQPGTQINSGKPVATFYDI; encoded by the exons ATGGACCCATCTACAGCGCAGCAGACGACAGACACCATCAATGAAAGTTTACCTGCTATACCTGTGGTGCCATATGACCGGTTGTTCCCTTTCTTGTTTCCCCATATTGACCAAGACAAAGTCGATGAAATTCAAGCTTTATTCGAGAAATATAAG AGAGATGAAATAATACCCAAGTCTAGGTTTTTTGCGCGTGTGACAGACATTGTGGGAATGCAGCTGGTTTATTCAGCAACGATGCAACTGCACGAACAACAG AATAAAAATCGTCAGGTCCCAGTCAATGAACAGTTTACAACACAACAGATGAGTAATCTACAAATCACAGACACAGTCAATGAACTTCAAGTTTTATTCAACATGTTGCCATATGACCAAGACAAAGTCGATGAGATTCAACCTTTATCCGAGAAACCG AGAGATGAACAGGCAGACATTGTGTCTACTTTTTCCCCACTTATGACAGACATTTTGGAGGATCAGCTGGTTTCACCATCATTGGCACAAATGCAAGAACAG AAAAGCAATCTACAAGTCACAGTCAATGAACAACCTAGAACCCAAATCAATTCTAGTAAAGTGGTGTTGACATTTGATCAGCTGTTCCATCTCCTGGCTCCCCAAATTGGCATAGAGAAAACCATTGACCTTTactattttggtaaaaaatgcCAG AGAGGTGAGATACCCAAGTGTAATATTACACCGCTTATGAAAGACATTGTTGGGGAGCCAGCTTTTAGATCAGCAGTAGCAACACTTCTAAGACAG aAAAGCAGTCAACAAGTCACAGTCAATGAACAACCTGGAACCCAAATCAATTCTGGTAAACCGGTGGCGACATTTTACGATAT ATAA
- the LOC123920538 gene encoding uncharacterized protein LOC123920538: MDSSTAQQTTDTVNESLPAIPVVPYDRLFPFLFPHIDQDKVDEIQALFEKYKRDEIIPKSRFFARVTDIVGMQLVYSATMQLHEQQNKNRQVPVNEQFTTQIDSSDLDLPFDQLYPFFLPYMTDPDKVIELKVLFDQYRRGEIPKDTFVPVMTGILGEQIFKSAAAKVKQPKSNLQVNEQPGTQINSSDTGVTFYQLFHLLAPQIGIEKTIDLYVLGEKYKRGEIPKSDVIPLMKGIVGKPAFKLAGDILLRQIRNKTGSATSL, translated from the exons ATGGACTCATCTACAGCGCAGCAGACGACAGACACCGTCAATGAAAGTTTACCTGCTATACCTGTGGTGCCATATGACCGGTTGTTCCCTTTCTTGTTTCCCCATATTGACCAAGACAAAGTCGATGAAATTCAAGCTTTATTCGAGAAATATAAG AGAGATGAAATAATACCCAAGTCTAGGTTTTTCGCGCGTGTGACAGACATTGTGGGAATGCAGCTGGTTTATTCAGCAACGATGCAACTGCACGAACAACAG AATAAAAATCGTCAGGTCCCAGTCAATGAACAGTTTACAACCCAGATCGATTCCAGTGACCTGGATTTGCCATTTGACCAGCTGTATCCTTTCTTTCTACCATATATGACTGACCCAGACAAAGTCATTGAACTTAAAGTTTTATTCGACCAATATAGG AGAGGTGAAATACCAAAGGATACTTTTGTACCGGTTATGACAGGCATTTTGGGGGAGCAGATATTTAAATCAGCAGCAGCAAAAGTGAAACAACCG aAAAGCAATCTACAAGTCAATGAACAACCTGGAACCCAAATCAATTCTAGTGACACAGGGGTGACATTTTACCAGCTGTTCCATCTCTTGGCTCCCCAAATTGGCATAGAGAAAACCATTGATCTTTACGTTTTAGGTGAAAAATACAAG AGAGGTGAGATACCCAAGTCTGATGTTATACCGCTTATGAAAGGCATTGTGGGGAAGCCGGCTTTTAAATTAGCAGGAGACATACTTCTAAGACAG ATAAGAAACAAAACAGGCTCTGCCACATCTCTCTAG
- the LOC123920536 gene encoding uncharacterized protein LOC123920536, with amino-acid sequence MDSSTSQQTTDTVNESLPAIPVVPYDRLFPFLFPHIDQDKVDEIQALFEKYKRDEIIPKSRFFARVTDIVGMQLVYSATMQLHEQQNKNRQVPVNEQFTTQIDSSDLDLPFDQLYPFFLPYMTDPDKVIELKVLFDQYRRGEIPKDTFVPVMTGILGEQIFKSAAAKVKQPKSNLQVNEQPGTQINSSDTGVTFYQLFHLLAPQIGIEKTIDLYVLGEKYKRGEIPKSDVIPLMKGIVGKPAFKLAGDILLRQIRNKTGSSATSL; translated from the exons ATGGACTCATCTACATCGCAGCAGACGACAGACACCGTCAATGAAAGTTTACCTGCTATACCTGTGGTGCCATATGACCGGTTGTTCCCTTTCTTGTTTCCCCATATTGACCAAGACAAAGTCGATGAAATTCAAGCTTTATTCGAGAAATATAAG AGAGATGAAATAATACCCAAGTCTAGGTTTTTCGCGCGTGTGACAGACATTGTGGGAATGCAGCTGGTTTATTCAGCAACGATGCAACTGCACGAACAACAG aATAAAAATCGTCAGGTCCCAGTCAATGAACAGTTTACAACCCAGATCGATTCCAGTGACCTGGATTTGCCATTTGACCAGCTGTATCCTTTCTTTCTACCATATATGACTGACCCAGACAAAGTCATTGAACTTAAAGTTTTATTCGACCAATATAGG AGAGGTGAAATACCTAAGGATACTTTTGTACCTGTTATGACAGGCATTTTGGGGGAGCAGATATTTAAATCAGCAGCAGCAAAAGTGAAACAACCG AAAAGCAATCTACAAGTCAATGAACAACCTGGAACCCAAATCAATTCTAGTGACACAGGGGTGACATTTTACCAGCTGTTCCATCTCTTGGCTCCCCAAATTGGCATAGAGAAAACCATTGATCTTTACGTTTTAGGTGAAAAATACAAG AGAGGTGAGATACCCAAGTCTGATGTTATACCGCTTATGAAAGGCATTGTGGGGAAGCCGGCTTTTAAATTAGCAGGAGACATACTGCTAAGACAG ATAAGAAACAAAACAGGCTCTTCTGCCACATCTCTCTAG
- the LOC123920535 gene encoding uncharacterized protein LOC123920535, producing the protein MDPSTAQQTTDTVNESFPAIPVVPYDRLFPFLFPHIDQDKVDEIQALFEKYKREEIIPKSRFFARVTDIVGMQLVYSATMQLHEQQNKNRQVPVNEQFTTQIDSSDLDLPFDQLYPFLLPYMTDPDKVIELKVLFDQYRRGEIPKDTFVPVMTGILGEQIFKSAAAKVKQPKSNLQVNEQPGTQINSSDTGVTFYQLFHLLAPQIGIEKTIDLYVLGEKYKRGEIPKSDVIPLMKGIVGKPAFKLAGDILLRQIRNKTGSSATSL; encoded by the exons ATGGACCCATCTACAGCGCAGCAGACGACAGACACCGTCAATGAAAGTTTTCCTGCTATACCTGTGGTGCCATATGACCGGTTGTTCCCTTTCTTGTTTCCCCATATTGACCAAGACAAAGTCGATGAAATTCAAGCTTTATTCGAGAAATATAAG AGAGAAGAAATAATACCCAAGTCTAGGTTTTTCGCGCGTGTGACAGACATTGTGGGGATGCAGTTGGTTTATTCAGCAACGATGCAACTGCACGAACAACAG AATAAAAATCGTCAGGTCCCAGTCAATGAACAGTTTACAACCCAGATCGATTCCAGTGACCTGGATTTGCCATTTGACCAGCTGTATCCTTTCTTGCTACCCTATATGACTGACCCAGACAAAGTCATTGAACTTAAAGTTTTATTCGACCAATATAGG AGAGGTGAAATACCTAAGGATACTTTTGTACCGGTTATGACAGGCATTTTGGGGGAGCAGATATTTAAATCAGCAGCAGCAAAAGTGAAACAACCG aAAAGCAATCTACAAGTCAATGAACAACCTGGAACCCAAATCAATTCTAGTGACACAGGGGTGACATTTTACCAGCTGTTCCATCTCTTGGCTCCCCAAATTGGCATAGAGAAAACCATTGATCTTTACGTTTTAGGTGAAAAATACAAG AGAGGTGAGATACCCAAGTCTGATGTTATACCGCTTATGAAAGGCATTGTGGGGAAGCCGGCTTTTAAATTAGCAGGAGACATACTGCTAAGACAG ATAAGAAACAAAACAGGCTCTTCTGCCACATCTCTCTAG
- the LOC123920531 gene encoding uncharacterized protein LOC123920531 isoform X1, with protein MDPSTAQQTTDTINESLPAIPVVPYDRLFPFLFPHIDQDKVDEIQALFEKYKRDEIIPKSRFFARVTDIVGMQLVYSATMQLHEQQNKNRQVPVNEQFTTQQMSNLQITDTVNELQVLFNMLPYDQDKVDEIQPLSEKPRDEQADIVSTFSPLMTDILEDQLVSPSLAQMQEQKSNLQVTVNEQPRTQINSSKVVLTFDQLFHLLAPQIGIEKTIDLYYFGKKCQRGEIPKCNITPLMKDIVGEPAFRSAVATLLRQKSSQQVTVNEQPGTQINSGKPVATFYDMYRLLSPQIGLDKNIDLYFLADKYQRGEIPASSFLPLVQGIVGEPVFRSAAHTLLRQIRNEQILRAHLSRSMNASTDCSHNT; from the exons ATGGACCCATCTACAGCGCAGCAGACGACAGACACCATCAATGAAAGTTTACCTGCTATACCTGTGGTGCCATATGACCGGTTGTTCCCTTTCTTGTTTCCCCATATTGACCAAGACAAAGTCGATGAAATTCAAGCTTTATTCGAGAAATATAAG AGAGATGAAATAATACCCAAGTCTAGGTTTTTTGCGCGTGTGACAGACATTGTGGGAATGCAGCTGGTTTATTCAGCAACGATGCAACTGCACGAACAACAG AATAAAAATCGTCAGGTCCCAGTCAATGAACAGTTTACAACACAACAGATGAGTAATCTACAAATCACAGACACAGTCAATGAACTTCAAGTTTTATTCAACATGTTGCCATATGACCAAGACAAAGTCGATGAGATTCAACCTTTATCCGAGAAACCG AGAGATGAACAGGCAGACATTGTGTCTACTTTTTCCCCACTTATGACAGACATTTTGGAGGATCAGCTGGTTTCACCATCATTGGCACAAATGCAAGAACAG AAAAGCAATCTACAAGTCACAGTCAATGAACAACCTAGAACCCAAATCAATTCTAGTAAAGTGGTGTTGACATTTGATCAGCTGTTCCATCTCCTGGCTCCCCAAATTGGCATAGAGAAAACCATTGACCTTTactattttggtaaaaaatgcCAG AGAGGTGAGATACCCAAGTGTAATATTACACCGCTTATGAAAGACATTGTTGGGGAGCCAGCTTTTAGATCAGCAGTAGCAACACTTCTAAGACAG aAAAGCAGTCAACAAGTCACAGTCAATGAACAACCTGGAACCCAAATCAATTCTGGTAAACCGGTGGCGACATTTTACGATATGTACCGTCTCTTGTCTCCCCAAATTGGCCTAGACAAAAACATTGACCTTTACTTTTTAGCTGATAAATACCAG AGGGGTGAGATACCGGCGTCTAGTTTTCTACCGCTTGTGCAAGGCATTGTGGGGGAGCCGGTTTTTAGATCAGCAGCACATACACTGCTAAGACAG ATAAGAAACGAACAAATTCTTCGGGCACATCTCTCTAGAAGTATGAATGCTTCTACAGACTGTTCTCATAATACCTGA